In Plasmodium gaboni strain SY75 chromosome 8, whole genome shotgun sequence, one DNA window encodes the following:
- a CDS encoding putative mannose-6-phosphate isomerase has protein sequence MSKLCINECIPYVQKYEWGKGKDGLVYEVMKNIVQENHNIIKKEIDHLEYLKEYMDEYENNKDEKKKGKDHEEVDKNGDVKNEEEKNGKDKKKKKKGKKSIEKDEVNQMNDDNNKNNDNNNKNNDVNNNKNNDDNNNNKNNDKYAELWIGNHVKSPNLVVYKNSLVKIEEFLKIYEKKKNKKSKLMKFFYKKVGNSKSKYTNKKKDSTKSEDIINKNNNTTKGSTVGGENDLKRYSDIEFSSLNNVSIKEKEDINEQEELLEEEVDKNTLFPYLFKMLSISKPLSIQIHPNEQQTLYLNTMNPLLYKDKIFKTEMCVCINSMTLLCGFMNIFKIAFLIRNIKELNDFFLKRGCQQLTQGCDITQQNKMDETKFAKKCPNEIILMDDKNCNMKDDTKGITNITLEGTNYNNNNIKKENKVESSVEIALITQLLSSTPSVPSSCGNINVDSKEDEKKDMFHLFDLFYSNKDDHVEEVLSMLSRIYIYIINYALKRGNGLSYDVISVIDNYAECIQKYVYDENFYSSFYKNEKFLELNINLGNLIKIEKEKLQNSLYENKFNTDLTESDMDEEEKDEKTISEDDGAMDSYDVLKKKDKKKGSQEYDKGVDNNNDQLDKQKNDDDGTKVCEKECSPRCSNEYTNTYSNECVNVYNNLNKQNDPYFISRKKIKAFYEHMYKFLIYRILLVENDVLNDCVTSIIKENEKYQTFINDDETFKKKTEKLYADICKKKNYENLCKETENFIIHSIFELLKNVSMYYANDGGRIFLFILQLINLNHGDVVYIKPGVIHSYISGHCLECMTNSDLVIRGGLTNKEIDKLNFIKYVNYKNNYPIILEKEFINYNIMSYSYHRMKHFKILCITIRPGETINYVFSEKSFTSCIVLSTNKKVKIKGKKNDKIKANIKNVRKGMILFIAPTVMVTISNLYANPEDGNKEFVIYCATS, from the coding sequence ATGAGCAAGCTGTGTATTAATGAGTGTATTCCATATGTTCAAAAATATGAATGGGGCAAAGGAAAAGATGGACTAGTTTATGAAgttatgaaaaatattgttcaagagaatcataatattataaaaaaagaaatagaTCATCTGGAGTACTTGAAAGAGTATATGGATGAATATGAGAATAATAAAgatgagaaaaaaaaaggtaaAGACCATGAAGAAGTCGACAAAAATGGTGATGTAAAGAATGAAGAGgaaaaaaatggaaaagacaagaagaaaaaaaagaaaggaaaaaaaagTATTGAAAAGGATGAAGTGAATCAAATgaatgatgataataataaaaataatgataataataataaaaataatgatgttaataataataaaaataatgatgataataataataataaaaataatgataaatatgCTGAACTTTGGATTGGTAATCATGTTAAAAGTCCTAATTTGgttgtatataaaaatagtttagtaaaaattgaagaatttttaaaaatatatgaaaaaaaaaaaaataagaaaagTAAACTtatgaaatttttttataaaaaagtaGGAAACTCTAAAAgtaaatatacaaataaaaaaaaggattCAACAAAATCAGaagatattattaataaaaataataatactaCTAAAGGTAGTACAGTAGGTGGAGaaaatgatttaaaaaGATATTCAGATATTGaattttcttctttaaataatgtgagtataaaagaaaaagaagatataaatgaacaagaagaattattagaagaagaagttgataaaaatacattatttccatatttatttaaaatgttATCAATATCAAAACCTTTAAGTATTCAAATACATCCAAATGAACAACAAactttatatttaaatacCATGAATCctcttttatataaagataaaatttttaaaacaGAAATGTGTGTATGCATAAATTCAATGACTCTTTTATGTGgttttatgaatatatttaaaatagCATTCCTTATAAGAAATATCAAAGAATTgaatgatttttttttgaaaagAGGTTGTCAACAACTTACTCAAGGTTGTGATATCACacaacaaaataaaatggaTGAAACAAAGTTTGCAAAGAAATGCCCAAATGAAATTATTCTGATGGATGATAAGAACTGTAATATGAAAGATGACACAAAAGGTATAACAAATATTACATTGGAAGGaacaaattataataataataatataaagaaagaaaataaagTTGAGAGTAGTGTTGAAATTGCTCTAATAACTCAATTGTTGTCTTCTACCCCATCAGTTCCTTCATCATGTGGTAATATCAATGTAGATTCTAAAGAAGATGAGAAAAAAGATATGTTTCatttatttgatttattttattctaACAAAGATGATCATGTGGAAGAAGTTTTATCCATGTTATCAAgaatatacatttatattattaactATGCTTTAAAAAGAGGTAATGGATTGAGTTATGATGTTATATCTGTTATTGATAATTATGCAGAGTGTATAcaaaaatatgtttatgatgagaatttttattcttcCTTTTATAAGAATGAGAAATTTTTAGAACTTAATATTAACTTAGGAAATCTTATTAAAATcgaaaaagaaaaattacaaaatagcttgtatgaaaataaattcaaTACAGACCTAACCGAATCTGATATggatgaagaagaaaaagatgAGAAAACCATAAGTGAGGATGATGGTGCTATGGATTCCTATgatgtattaaaaaagaaagataaaaaaaaaggatcACAAGAATATGACAAGGGGGTAGATAATAACAATGATCAATTAgataaacaaaaaaatgatgatgatgGCACAAAGGTGTGCGAAAAGGAATGTTCACCTAGATGTTCAAATGAATATACTAATACATATTCAAATGAATGTGTcaatgtatataataatttgaataaacaaaatgatccatattttattagtaggaaaaaaattaaagcgttttatgaacatatgtataaattCTTAATATATCGTATTTTATTAGTAGAAAATGATGTCCTAAATGATTGTGTGACTTCCATcataaaagaaaatgaaaaatatcaaacttttattaatgatgatgaaacatttaaaaagaaaacagAGAAATTATATGCTGATATTtgtaagaaaaaaaattatgaaaatcTATGTAAAGAAACtgaaaattttattattcatagTATTTTTGaacttttaaaaaatgtatcCATGTATTATGCTAATGATGGAGGAAGaattttcctttttattttacaattaattaatttaaatcACGGAGAtgttgtatatataaaaccGGGTGTTATTCATTCTTATATTTCGGGTCATTGTTTAGAATGTATGACAAATTCTGATCTTGTTATTAGAGGTGGATTAACTAATAAAGAAATTGACAAACtgaattttattaaatatgttaattataaaaataattatccTATTATTTTAGAAAAGgaatttattaattataatatcatGTCTTATAGTTATCACAGAATGAAACATTTCAaaattttatgtattaCCATCAGACCAGGAGAAACCATTAATTACGTTTTCTCAGAAAAAAGTTTCACTTCATGTATAGTACTTTCAACAAACAAAAAAGTTAAAATcaaaggaaaaaaaaatgataaaataaaagctaatattaaaaatgtaaGAAAGGGTATGATACTTTTTATAGCTCCAACTGTTATGGTAACTATATCTAATTTGTATGCCAACCCAGAAGATGGAAATAAGGAGTTTGTCATATATTGTGCTACTTCATAA